The Candidatus Nanohalovita haloferacivicina genome has a window encoding:
- a CDS encoding sugar phosphate nucleotidyltransferase: MHKKYQEPLFCVMKGLIPAAGKGTRMEPFTNAYPKELLPVGEKAVIEHCIEDMKHAGITDIVIVVGWKQHAILDYLGSGDDYGVQLTYVVQDDRNGLAGAVKAGEHVVGEESFAVVLGDNYVDDKKALKDLVEFHSNKEFDTTIGTFRPDDVTSYGVLDVDEDNRVKGMVEKPSEDEAPSDIAISGMYVFEPEIFNAIEDVEKGKGGEYQLTDAIDILRQRNDNVGYRDIIGTRIDVGTPERLRKANREFDLRDN, translated from the coding sequence ATGCATAAAAAATATCAAGAGCCATTATTCTGTGTTATGAAAGGCTTGATTCCGGCTGCCGGTAAAGGCACAAGAATGGAACCGTTTACAAATGCGTACCCTAAGGAACTTCTTCCTGTAGGTGAGAAAGCAGTAATTGAACACTGCATTGAAGATATGAAACACGCAGGTATCACCGATATTGTGATCGTTGTTGGATGGAAACAGCATGCTATTCTAGACTACCTTGGTTCCGGAGATGATTATGGAGTTCAGCTAACCTATGTTGTTCAAGATGATAGGAATGGTCTTGCCGGAGCTGTAAAAGCAGGAGAACATGTTGTAGGTGAAGAATCTTTTGCAGTTGTGCTTGGCGATAATTATGTCGATGATAAAAAAGCTTTGAAAGATCTGGTTGAATTCCACAGCAATAAAGAGTTTGATACTACAATCGGAACTTTCAGGCCTGATGATGTAACTTCTTACGGCGTCTTGGATGTTGATGAAGACAACAGAGTGAAGGGAATGGTTGAGAAGCCTTCTGAAGATGAGGCGCCATCCGATATCGCTATCTCTGGTATGTATGTTTTTGAGCCAGAGATCTTCAATGCCATAGAAGACGTCGAGAAGGGTAAAGGAGGAGAATATCAGCTAACCGATGCCATTGATATTCTCCGACAGAGAAATGATAATGTTGGCTACAGAGATATTATCGGAACTCGTATAGATGTTGGCACTCCGGAGAGATTGAGAAAGGCCAACAGAGAGTTCGATCTAAGAGATAATTAG
- a CDS encoding UDP-glucose dehydrogenase family protein, translated as MDISIVGTGYVGLPAGAGLASKGNHNVTCVDIDEEKVEKINNGECPIYEEDLPELLEKMVEDGKLSATTNTSDAVHNSEITFLAVGTPMQEDGSINLDYIKQAAEDIGEGLRDKEEYHVVVVKSTVVPGTTENEVIPRIEEKSGKKAGEDFGVCMNPEFLREGTALNDFLNPDRIVIGELDEKSGSKIEEMYSAFDVPKIRTSLQAAELIKYASNSLLATKISFINEIGNLCKELNIDVYEVADGVGLDHRINRDFLDSGAGFGGSCFPKDVRALASFMEEKNLDPKILNDTIQVNEEQKTKLVEQLQDHYPDLSGKTIAVLGLAFKPGTDDIRQSPAIDIISELKYLGAEVKAYDPKAIENMKQKHPEIQYTSNYEEALKDADAALIVTDWKEFNQISREDLQEMNKALILEGRRMEYKIDKENRKGVTWP; from the coding sequence ATGGATATCAGCATTGTAGGAACAGGCTACGTTGGGCTGCCAGCAGGAGCAGGCCTCGCATCCAAAGGCAATCACAACGTAACATGTGTCGATATCGACGAAGAAAAGGTAGAGAAGATAAACAACGGAGAATGTCCTATCTACGAGGAAGATCTACCGGAGCTCCTTGAAAAAATGGTTGAGGACGGGAAACTTTCTGCAACCACAAACACCAGCGATGCTGTACACAACTCTGAGATAACCTTTCTTGCAGTAGGCACCCCTATGCAGGAAGATGGAAGCATCAATCTTGACTACATCAAACAGGCCGCGGAAGACATAGGAGAGGGCCTGAGAGATAAAGAAGAATATCATGTAGTTGTGGTCAAGAGCACGGTAGTGCCTGGTACAACTGAGAACGAAGTAATACCTAGAATTGAGGAAAAATCAGGTAAGAAAGCTGGCGAAGACTTCGGAGTATGTATGAACCCAGAGTTCCTGCGAGAAGGAACAGCACTGAACGACTTTCTGAATCCAGATAGAATTGTAATAGGAGAACTTGACGAAAAATCAGGAAGCAAGATAGAAGAAATGTATTCCGCGTTCGACGTACCGAAGATAAGAACTTCTCTACAGGCAGCAGAACTGATAAAATATGCATCGAACTCTTTGCTTGCCACCAAGATCTCATTCATCAACGAAATTGGAAACCTGTGTAAGGAACTGAATATTGATGTATACGAAGTAGCAGACGGAGTAGGCCTCGACCACAGAATTAACAGAGACTTCCTAGACTCTGGAGCGGGCTTTGGAGGATCGTGTTTCCCTAAAGACGTCAGAGCGCTGGCCTCATTCATGGAAGAAAAAAATCTTGACCCAAAAATACTGAATGACACCATCCAGGTAAACGAAGAACAGAAAACCAAACTCGTCGAACAACTACAAGACCACTATCCAGATCTCTCAGGTAAGACAATAGCAGTACTAGGTCTAGCATTCAAACCAGGAACCGACGACATAAGACAGTCTCCAGCAATCGATATAATCTCCGAACTCAAATATCTCGGAGCAGAAGTGAAGGCCTATGACCCAAAAGCAATAGAGAACATGAAACAAAAACATCCAGAAATCCAGTACACTTCAAACTATGAAGAGGCCTTAAAAGATGCTGACGCAGCCCTAATAGTAACAGACTGGAAAGAATTCAACCAGATCTCACGAGAAGACCTACAGGAAATGAACAAGGCCTTGATACTGGAAGGAAGAAGAATGGAATACAAAATAGACAAAGAAAACAGGAAGGGAGTGACGTGGCCATGA
- a CDS encoding glycosyltransferase, with protein MKTTVSYPVGGSDFAEKALDLTNSIRRNSDEVKIVTGIREEEKDEIDEETLREIKEKTEMHTIRRSTEKYPISAKISTMKKASEEVDSDILIHLDSDVFVVDNIEDIFKIRNDKDFLAKPVDFGNQHYACKKSFKQWQEIANALNKDFKGLKYRSTIDNNRIPPYFNAGVVVSFNDEFPKRWAQVTDKVYEITQSRYSDQIALGLLEQEFKRGKIEEKKSYNLPGHFRVPENVEILRYEDYNHLLRLKAVLRSNIEETIDLENKWESERDRVRGLIKSYKFYLSLHYRYLRKIPKF; from the coding sequence ATGAAAACTACAGTAAGTTATCCTGTAGGAGGTAGCGATTTCGCTGAAAAAGCACTTGACCTCACTAACTCAATAAGGAGAAATTCGGATGAAGTAAAGATAGTGACAGGGATAAGAGAAGAGGAAAAAGATGAGATAGATGAAGAAACATTAAGAGAGATAAAAGAGAAGACAGAGATGCATACTATAAGAAGATCAACAGAAAAGTATCCTATTAGTGCGAAAATATCAACCATGAAAAAGGCCTCTGAGGAGGTAGATAGCGATATATTGATACACCTAGATTCTGATGTTTTTGTGGTAGACAATATTGAAGACATATTCAAAATCCGAAATGATAAAGATTTTTTGGCTAAGCCCGTAGACTTTGGAAACCAGCATTATGCATGTAAGAAAAGCTTTAAACAATGGCAAGAGATTGCTAACGCTCTTAACAAAGATTTTAAAGGTTTAAAATATAGGAGCACTATAGATAACAACCGAATACCTCCCTACTTCAATGCAGGCGTCGTTGTATCATTCAACGATGAGTTCCCTAAAAGATGGGCTCAGGTAACAGACAAAGTATATGAAATAACTCAGAGTCGTTATTCCGACCAAATAGCATTAGGTCTACTGGAGCAAGAGTTTAAAAGAGGAAAAATAGAAGAGAAAAAAAGTTACAACCTGCCAGGACACTTTAGAGTTCCAGAAAATGTGGAAATACTAAGATATGAAGATTACAATCATTTATTAAGATTAAAGGCTGTTTTGCGCTCAAACATAGAAGAAACCATAGATTTAGAGAATAAGTGGGAGAGTGAAAGAGACAGAGTGCGCGGACTGATTAAATCTTATAAGTTCTATCTATCTCTTCACTACCGATACCTGAGAAAAATACCAAAATTTTAG
- a CDS encoding glycosyltransferase has translation MGCVTMKVLMTPFVENPYQSILKEKLEDRNIEVASEKFIPGYKLFLEVLSECPDVIHLNWVDRFYITTDDVLWKNLAAGVFFSFNLILVSFFTRIVWTAHNKHNHEEKSPRLDWIMRKFVFWISDSVQVWEKNSKRELCKYLNVSDEKIIQIPHGNYLPVHPEENLPSQENARKELNLEMKSKIILFFGNIRPYKQVPLLAEKFEELKDDNSKLLIVGRARQQETKNKLSTIAEKSEDIEFIEGFIDENDVPLYFRASDIVALPFRDIFNSGSIIMAMSMGRAVLTPKIKIINSVVPNSNILYENISEGMKRLFSEDRKNMRKIGDQNLEHAKLENNWNEITDKTVKMYRA, from the coding sequence ATGGGATGTGTTACAATGAAAGTTTTGATGACTCCTTTTGTTGAGAATCCTTATCAGTCTATACTCAAGGAGAAGTTGGAGGATAGAAATATAGAAGTTGCTTCTGAAAAGTTTATTCCCGGATATAAACTGTTTTTAGAGGTTCTAAGCGAATGTCCTGACGTTATTCATTTGAACTGGGTTGATAGATTCTATATTACTACAGACGACGTTTTATGGAAAAATTTGGCCGCAGGAGTCTTTTTTAGTTTTAATTTGATCCTAGTCAGTTTTTTCACCAGGATTGTGTGGACTGCCCATAATAAGCATAATCATGAAGAAAAGTCTCCTAGATTGGATTGGATAATGAGAAAGTTTGTTTTCTGGATTTCTGATAGTGTCCAAGTTTGGGAGAAGAATAGTAAGAGGGAGTTGTGCAAGTATTTGAATGTGAGTGATGAGAAAATAATTCAAATTCCGCACGGAAATTACCTTCCTGTTCACCCCGAGGAAAATCTTCCAAGCCAAGAGAATGCTAGAAAAGAACTTAATCTAGAAATGAAATCTAAAATTATTTTATTTTTTGGCAATATCAGGCCTTACAAGCAGGTTCCTCTACTTGCTGAAAAGTTTGAAGAACTGAAGGATGATAATTCAAAACTCTTAATTGTTGGTCGTGCCAGACAGCAAGAAACTAAAAACAAACTTTCTACTATTGCTGAAAAAAGCGAAGATATTGAATTCATAGAAGGATTTATTGATGAAAATGATGTTCCTCTATATTTCAGAGCATCAGACATAGTAGCCCTGCCTTTCCGCGACATCTTTAATTCAGGCAGCATTATTATGGCTATGAGTATGGGAAGAGCAGTTTTGACCCCTAAAATAAAAATAATTAATTCTGTGGTTCCTAACAGCAATATTCTTTACGAGAATATTAGTGAGGGAATGAAGAGGCTATTTAGCGAAGATAGGAAGAATATGAGAAAAATTGGAGATCAGAACCTAGAACATGCAAAATTAGAAAATAATTGGAACGAAATCACTGATAAAACAGTAAAAATGTACAGAGCCTAG
- a CDS encoding sulfatase-like hydrolase/transferase, protein MTNIVLLVVDTWRRKDFVKDRSIAPFLSEKAEEDIYLEHYYASSPWTVPAHASLFSGKLPSEHGTTTENTYFSEENRLTSVLESEDFKTSAFTENHLITEETGFAEGFQEFVQTTEDLGGKTWKEIWQKDDEFSGRREKYKYFFKETVKKKDLESAKSFLGHIIDKFSSREADYNSGKTVRTLEEANRKLESQEDEFVFVNIMPVHSPYTFDEEDREEFLADHNEKEIMEASQTKIIEDYLPEGFSDRKLETREKAYKASIRYADRKIKDFYEKAPEDTVFVVIGDHGELIGEYEQQGTKLIGHHLGTYKELIEVPCIIFSKGKELELKIDEKGLYSHTEVIDIIQNLIKDGKIGSEEILNSEYFGRKGFIKQFGRKIPEGCEEIYNRKSFSLINSKAKYDLTTDGEKAWPFKDLTENSPIDIPEELQNKASILYGGQI, encoded by the coding sequence ATGACAAATATCGTTCTTCTAGTAGTCGACACCTGGAGAAGAAAGGACTTCGTAAAAGATAGATCAATAGCTCCATTCCTATCAGAGAAAGCAGAAGAAGACATATACCTCGAACATTACTATGCCAGTTCACCGTGGACAGTACCAGCTCACGCCTCGCTTTTCTCAGGAAAACTTCCTTCTGAACACGGCACAACAACGGAAAATACCTACTTCAGCGAGGAAAACAGGCTGACTTCAGTGCTGGAGTCAGAAGACTTCAAGACCTCTGCTTTCACAGAAAACCATCTGATAACCGAAGAAACAGGATTCGCCGAAGGATTTCAGGAATTTGTGCAGACCACTGAAGATCTCGGTGGCAAGACCTGGAAAGAGATATGGCAAAAAGACGATGAGTTCTCAGGAAGAAGAGAAAAATACAAGTACTTCTTCAAAGAAACAGTAAAGAAAAAAGATCTCGAATCGGCAAAAAGCTTCCTCGGCCACATAATCGACAAATTCAGTTCAAGAGAAGCAGACTATAACTCAGGTAAAACAGTGAGGACCTTGGAAGAAGCGAATAGAAAACTTGAATCACAGGAAGACGAATTCGTCTTCGTCAACATCATGCCCGTACACTCGCCATACACCTTCGATGAAGAAGATAGAGAAGAATTCCTGGCCGATCACAACGAAAAAGAGATAATGGAGGCCTCACAGACCAAGATAATAGAAGACTACCTTCCAGAAGGATTCTCCGACAGAAAACTAGAAACGAGAGAAAAAGCATACAAGGCCTCCATAAGATACGCAGACAGAAAAATAAAGGACTTTTATGAAAAAGCCCCAGAAGACACAGTATTCGTAGTTATCGGAGATCACGGCGAGCTGATAGGAGAATACGAACAACAGGGAACCAAACTGATCGGCCACCACCTAGGAACATACAAGGAACTCATAGAAGTCCCATGCATAATCTTCAGCAAAGGAAAAGAACTAGAGCTCAAAATAGATGAAAAAGGCCTCTACAGCCACACAGAAGTGATAGATATAATACAGAACCTGATCAAAGACGGCAAAATAGGGAGTGAAGAAATACTGAACTCCGAATACTTCGGCAGAAAAGGATTCATCAAACAGTTCGGACGAAAAATACCAGAAGGATGCGAAGAAATATACAACCGCAAAAGCTTCTCACTCATCAACTCAAAAGCAAAATACGACCTAACAACCGATGGAGAAAAGGCCTGGCCATTCAAAGACCTGACAGAAAACAGTCCTATCGATATACCAGAAGAACTCCAAAACAAGGCCTCGATACTGTATGGAGGTCAAATCTAG
- a CDS encoding glycosyltransferase family 2 protein, which translates to MTEFSVVVPTYQRTDELVRALDSIKSQTYRDFELLVIDDNPEKEYREKVREIVEEFREQASFSVKLLINSDKQGVSSARNLGIENSEGEYIAFLDDDDWWKPEKLERELDAFENNEYDAVYSAIEMYRDGEVKDIVRKRGEIGLEDILEKDMIGSPSKVTVTKKYLERIDGFDEDIPSGEDWDLWIRLIKEGCTFGYIDEPLVRYQQENNSKSSQMDIATEGREKITEKYSELLDQAGSKVKAQHHLNRAKKQYTLGDNEGVRRHLSKTLKNNLLEPEAYALMTLYTVRRTTGLDMMQLAVKAKDVLK; encoded by the coding sequence TTGACTGAATTCTCTGTTGTAGTTCCGACATACCAGAGAACAGATGAGCTTGTTAGAGCTCTTGATAGCATCAAAAGTCAGACATACAGAGATTTTGAGCTATTAGTAATAGATGATAACCCTGAAAAAGAATACAGGGAAAAAGTCCGTGAAATAGTTGAAGAATTTAGAGAACAAGCATCATTCTCTGTAAAACTTCTAATCAACAGTGATAAACAGGGAGTATCTTCTGCCCGTAATCTAGGTATAGAGAACTCAGAAGGAGAATACATTGCGTTTCTAGACGATGATGACTGGTGGAAGCCGGAAAAACTGGAAAGAGAATTAGACGCCTTTGAAAACAATGAGTATGACGCAGTTTACTCTGCCATAGAAATGTACAGAGACGGAGAGGTAAAAGATATAGTCCGAAAGAGAGGAGAGATAGGTCTTGAAGACATACTTGAAAAAGACATGATAGGATCCCCATCAAAAGTAACAGTTACAAAGAAGTACCTGGAGAGAATAGACGGCTTCGACGAGGATATACCCAGCGGCGAGGACTGGGATCTATGGATCAGACTGATCAAAGAAGGATGTACATTTGGATACATAGACGAGCCACTGGTAAGATATCAACAAGAAAATAACTCTAAAAGCTCTCAGATGGATATAGCCACCGAAGGCCGTGAAAAAATAACGGAAAAATATTCAGAGCTTCTTGATCAAGCAGGAAGTAAAGTTAAAGCACAACATCATCTCAATAGAGCCAAAAAACAGTACACTCTCGGTGACAATGAGGGCGTCCGAAGACATCTCTCTAAAACCCTGAAGAACAATTTACTGGAACCAGAGGCCTATGCACTAATGACTCTCTATACTGTTAGAAGAACCACAGGCCTTGACATGATGCAGCTGGCTGTAAAGGCCAAGGACGTGTTAAAATGA
- a CDS encoding sulfatase-like hydrolase/transferase — translation MELETQDVNGTDWDYLIVLDACRYDFFKENYQDFLEGNLSKKRTKGTSTPEWLRKTFTSRYNYKYISANPYCNGKGVSHQDQMPGYEEDWNAVNKFTEIIDVWDIKWDEEENTVRPEDVTDIALEEDNSGKMIIHYIQPHRPYISCPVKSKPWDDHEKVGSLAEGKEYEEETTLKRDLIETTRPYWSKFFWKLPYRTRWKIKNMVGLKNPHWGALVQEIGEDGVRDYYQQDLRMALEQVARLVNELDGNVIVTADHGEALGEHNDWGHQEESDNPKQYTVPWLEVEGIKID, via the coding sequence ATGGAACTTGAAACACAGGATGTAAATGGTACAGATTGGGATTATCTGATTGTTCTAGATGCGTGCAGGTATGACTTTTTCAAAGAAAACTATCAGGACTTCCTTGAAGGAAATCTCTCCAAGAAAAGAACAAAAGGAACATCAACCCCCGAATGGTTGAGAAAGACATTTACCTCACGCTACAACTACAAGTATATCTCAGCCAATCCTTACTGCAACGGTAAAGGAGTAAGCCATCAGGACCAGATGCCAGGATACGAAGAGGACTGGAACGCAGTCAACAAGTTCACAGAAATAATAGACGTCTGGGACATAAAATGGGACGAAGAAGAAAACACCGTAAGGCCTGAAGATGTAACAGATATTGCGCTGGAAGAGGACAACAGCGGAAAAATGATAATACACTATATACAGCCACACAGGCCTTATATCAGCTGTCCTGTCAAATCAAAGCCCTGGGATGATCACGAAAAAGTAGGGTCTCTAGCAGAGGGTAAAGAATATGAAGAAGAAACTACTTTGAAAAGAGATCTTATTGAGACAACGAGACCTTACTGGAGCAAGTTTTTCTGGAAGCTACCTTACAGAACCAGATGGAAGATCAAGAACATGGTAGGTCTGAAAAACCCGCACTGGGGAGCACTAGTCCAGGAAATAGGAGAAGATGGAGTCAGAGATTACTACCAGCAGGATCTGAGGATGGCTTTGGAGCAGGTGGCAAGACTTGTCAATGAACTTGATGGAAACGTAATAGTCACAGCAGATCACGGAGAAGCTCTTGGAGAACACAATGACTGGGGCCACCAAGAAGAAAGCGATAACCCTAAACAGTATACAGTCCCATGGCTGGAAGTAGAAGGGATAAAAATTGACTGA
- a CDS encoding sulfatase has protein sequence MSKIDIDDKNVVLIVADTLSAFHLPFYGYDRDTAPFLTDLAGKNLLVENAYTNAPWTAPSHASLFSGKLPSEHDVTTGSMMFDERSFVEDLSEEGYNTVGISANSLVSADLNFDRGFKSFHEVFDFDTENSQDLLRAAIKALKNPDIGTLRKGLKLIHSKITGGSSRGADTIEEITRKEIQAGDRPNFLFINYTDVHLPYNPPEEYAEQFTDNASEKISRHMKDHLNSEKPDIFYQGFPSCSDQELIDLYDSSIRYLDDKLESLYNYLNEELDDLVFIVTSDHGENFGEHGAYFHQCGIWEKSIRVPLIVAGDGIPNETVEENFSWRKLEKLILGGELETSETVYSEYAGWKEMASMQEENNTENFEGLKKKFSYNSSKAAIKQDKGLVINSHLKDFQFISDQRCHSEESDCFEDQEELETKIKIMLE, from the coding sequence ATGAGTAAAATAGATATTGACGATAAGAATGTTGTCCTTATTGTTGCAGACACTCTTTCTGCATTTCACCTGCCATTCTATGGTTATGATAGAGATACTGCGCCTTTTCTGACAGATCTTGCTGGAAAAAATCTTCTTGTGGAGAACGCATATACCAATGCTCCGTGGACAGCTCCCTCTCATGCATCTCTTTTCAGTGGCAAGCTTCCTTCAGAACATGATGTTACCACAGGTTCGATGATGTTTGATGAAAGATCTTTCGTAGAGGATCTTTCTGAAGAAGGATACAATACTGTAGGAATATCTGCGAATAGCCTTGTTTCAGCAGACCTTAATTTTGATCGAGGTTTCAAATCTTTCCACGAAGTCTTTGACTTCGATACAGAAAACTCTCAGGACTTGCTAAGAGCAGCAATAAAAGCCCTGAAAAACCCGGATATAGGAACCTTAAGAAAAGGCCTAAAACTTATTCACAGCAAAATCACAGGAGGTTCGAGCAGAGGAGCTGATACAATAGAAGAAATAACACGGAAGGAAATCCAAGCTGGAGATAGGCCTAACTTCCTGTTCATAAACTATACAGATGTTCATCTACCTTACAATCCCCCAGAAGAGTACGCAGAACAGTTTACAGATAACGCATCTGAGAAAATCTCCAGACACATGAAAGATCATCTTAACTCCGAAAAACCAGATATATTCTACCAGGGTTTCCCTAGCTGCAGCGATCAAGAATTAATCGATCTCTATGATTCATCTATAAGATATCTTGATGATAAACTGGAATCACTGTATAATTATCTTAATGAAGAACTGGATGACCTGGTTTTCATAGTTACCAGTGATCATGGGGAAAACTTTGGAGAACACGGTGCATACTTCCACCAATGTGGAATATGGGAGAAATCGATACGTGTTCCGCTGATAGTTGCTGGCGATGGAATACCTAACGAAACTGTTGAGGAAAACTTTTCCTGGAGGAAACTTGAAAAACTGATACTAGGTGGCGAGTTAGAGACAAGCGAGACGGTATACTCGGAGTATGCAGGATGGAAAGAGATGGCCAGCATGCAGGAAGAAAATAACACAGAGAATTTCGAAGGCCTGAAGAAAAAGTTCTCCTACAACAGCTCGAAGGCAGCGATCAAACAGGATAAAGGCCTTGTAATAAACTCGCACCTGAAAGATTTCCAGTTCATCTCAGATCAGAGATGTCACTCTGAAGAATCTGATTGTTTCGAAGATCAGGAAGAACTTGAAACCAAAATAAAAATCATGCTTGAGTAG